From Vitis vinifera cultivar Pinot Noir 40024 chromosome 14, ASM3070453v1, a single genomic window includes:
- the LOC100242969 gene encoding UDP-glycosyltransferase 83A1 — MGNPHILVIPYPAQGHVIPLLELSQHLVKHGFKITFVNTEFNHKRVTNALTKKDDVGDHIHLVSIPDGLEAWEDRNDLGKLTEVGFRIMPKKLEELIEEINGSDDDNITCVIADESMGWALEVAEKMGIQRAVFWPASATLLALFFSVQKLIDDGIVDNNGTPTKHQMIKLSETMPAMNTAQFVWACIGDLSTQKIVFDVILRNNKALLLAEWVICNSSYDLEPGTFTLAPEILPIGPLLASSRLGKSAGYFWPEDSTCLQWLDQQPPCSVIYVAFGSFTVFDKTQFQELALGLELSNRPFLWVVRPDITSGTNDAYPEGFQERVSSQGLMVGWAPQQMVLSHPSIACFLSHCGWNSTMEGVSNGVPFLCWPYFADQFLNKTYICDIWKVGLGFDPAENGIIMREEIRNKMELLFGESEFKARALNLKEMAMNGVQEGGCSSKNFKNFIEWIKA; from the exons ATGGGCAATCCACATATTTTAGTTATACCTTATCCAGCTCAAGGGCATGTAATTCCCCTCCTGGAGCTCTCACAACACTTGGTCAAGCATGGCTTTAAAATCACATTTGTAAACACAGAGTTCAATCACAAGCGGGTCACGAACGCATTGACAAAGAAGGATGATGTAGGGGATCATATTCATCTGGTTTCAATCCCCGATGGCTTGGAAGCCTGGGAGGATAGGAATGATTTGGGGAAGTTAACAGAAGTGGGCTTCCGCATCATGCCCAAGAAGCTGGAGGAGCTCATAGAAGAGATCAACGGGTCAGATGATGATAATATCACTTGTGTTATTGCTGATGAAAGTATGGGATGGGCGCTTGAAGTTGCAGAGAAAATGGGAATCCAGCGAGCCGTCTTCTGGCCAGCATCAGCTACACTGCTGGCCTTATTTTTTAGTGTCCAAAAGCTGATTGATGATGGAATCGTTGACAATAATG GAACTCCTACTAAACACCAGATGATTAAATTGTCAGAAACCATGCCTGCCATGAACACAGCACAATTCGTATGGGCCTGCATAGGTGACTTGTCCACACAAAAAATTGTCTTTGATGTTATTTTAAGAAACAACAAAGCTTTGCTTTTGGCAGAATGGGTCATTTGTAACTCAAGTTATGACCTTGAGCCTGGAACATTTACCTTAGCTCCAGAGATCCTACCCATAGGCCCACTTTTGGCAAGTAGCAGGCTTGGAAAGTCAGCAGGATACTTCTGGCCAGAAGACTCAACCTGCCTGCAATGGCTTGATCAGCAGCCACCCTGCTCAGTCATATATGTTGCATTTGGAAGCTTCACAGTTTTTGACAAAACTCAGTTCCAAGAATTGGCTCTAGGGCTTGAACTCTCCAACAGGCCATTCCTGTGGGTTGTGCGGCCCGATATTACCAGTGGGACAAATGATGCTTACCCAGAAGGATTTCAAGAGAGAGTATCCTCCCAAGGGCTGATGGTAGGCTGGGCTCCACAGCAGATGGTTCTGAGTCATCCTTCCATTGCTTGCTTCTTGAGCCATTGTGGTTGGAACTCTACCATGGAAGGTGTCAGCAATGGGGTCCCTTTCCTGTGCTGGCCTTACTTTGCTGACCAGTTCCTTAATAAGACCTACATCTGTGATATTTGGAAGGTCGGATTGGGGTTTGATCCAGCTGAAAATGGGATCATCATGCGAGAAGAAATCAGAAATAAGATGGAGCTACTGTTTGGTGAGAGCGAGTTTAAGGCAAGAGCTTTAAATCTCAAGGAAATGGCCATGAATGGTGTCCAAGAAGGTGGCTGCTCttccaaaaatttcaagaatttcatTGAATGGATTAAGGCATAG
- the LOC100242993 gene encoding UDP-glycosyltransferase 83A1: MGKKPHVLALPYPAQGHVIPLIELSQWLVKLGFKVTFVNSDFNHKRVVNALSAKDDIGGQIRLVSIPDGLEAWEDRNDLGKLTKAILRVMPGKLEELIEEINGSDDEITCVIADGNLGWAMGVAEKMGIKRAAFWPAAAALLALIFSVRKLVDDGILTNEGIPVKNQMIKLSETMPAMNTAHFAWTCIGDLNTQKFLFDLIRRNNKDILPAEWLVCNSIYDLEPAAFNLAPEMLPIGPLLASNRLGKSIGNFWPEDSTCLRWLDNQTACSVIYVAFGSFTVFDETQFQELALGLELTNSPFLWVVRPDITTGKHEDYPEGFQERVGTRGLMVGWAPQQKVLSHPSIACFLSHCGWNSTMEGVSNGVPFLCWPYFADQFLNQGYICDVWKVGLGFNRDERGIIQQGEIKNKVNQLLLDEKIKARAMVLKEMAMNSVTEGGNSHKNFKNFIEWIKS; encoded by the exons atgggCAAGAAGCCACATGTTTTAGCTCTACCTTATCCAGCGCAAGGGCATGTGATTCCCCTCATTGAACTCTCACAATGGTTAGTCAAGCTTGGCTTCAAAGTCACATTTGTAAACTCAGATTTTAATCATAAGCGGGTTGTGAACGCATTGTCGGCAAAGGATGATATAGGGGGTCAGATTCGTCTGGTTTCCATTCCAGATGGATTAGAGGCTTGGGAGGATAGAAATGACCTGGGGAAGCTAACTAAAGCAATCCTTCGTGTTATGCCTGGCAAGCTGGAAGAGCTAATAGAAGAGATCAATGGTTCGGATGATGAGATCACTTGTGTTATAGCTGATGGGAATTTGGGATGGGCTATGGGAGTTGCAGAGAAGATGGGAATAAAACGAGCAGCCTTCTGGCCAGCAGCAGCTGCCCTACTGGCATTGATATTTAGTGTCCGAAAGCTGGTTGACGATGGAATCCTCACAAATGAAG gaattccTGTGAAAAACCAGATGATTAAATTGTCAGAGACCATGCCTGCCATGAACACGGCACACTTTGCATGGACTTGCATTGGTGACTTGAACacccaaaaatttctttttgatcTGATTAGAAGAAACAACAAAGACATTCTACCAGCAGAATGGCTCGTTTGCAACTCCATTTATGACCTTGAGCCTGCAGCATTTAACTTAGCACCTGAGATGCTACCTATAGGCCCACTTCTGGCGAGCAATCGGCTTGGCAAGTCCATAGGGAATTTCTGGCCAGAAGACTCAACTTGCCTGAGATGGCTTGATAACCAGACAGCTTGCTCGGTCATATATGTTGCATTTGGAAGCTTCACAGTCTTTGATGAAACCCAGTTCCAGGAATTGGCTCTGGGGCTTGAACTCACCAACAGTCCGTTCCTGTGGGTTGTGCGGCCTGATATCACCACCGGGAAACATGAGGACTACCCAGAAGGATTTCAAGAGAGGGTAGGCACTCGTGGGCTGATGGTGGGCTGGGCACCGCAGCAGAAGGTTCTGAGTCATCCTTCCATTGCTTGCTTCTTGAGCCATTGTGGTTGGAACTCTACCATGGAAGGTGTCAGCAATGGGGTTCCTTTCCTGTGCTGGCCTTACTTTGCTGACCAGTTTCTAAACCAGGGGTACATTTGTGATGTTTGGAAGGTAGGACTGGGGTTTAACCGAGATGAGAGGGGCATAATCCAGCAAGGAGAAATTAAGAACAAGGTGAACCAACTGCTCCTTGATGAAAAAATCAAAGCAAGGGCTATGGTCCTCAAGGAAATGGCTATGAATAGTGTTACAGAAGGTGGCAACTCTCACAAGAATTTCAAGAATTTTATTGAATGGATTAAATCATAG